The Thermodesulfobacteriota bacterium genomic sequence TCTTTTTATCGGATACTCTTGTCCCAATTACCATGAACAAGGCCAACGCGATATGGCTAAAGGAAGTCAAAAAAAAATCTGCGGTTGTTTCAAGAGAAAAGAACATCTGGATAAAAGATAATCGTTCCATATTACATATAAAATATTATAATCCTTCAAATAAAACGATATCTGGAGCAACTTTATATTATTTTGATAAGGATTATGCTTTGGTTAGAAGGATTGACGCCCGAAAGGGTTTTTATAAAAATGGGCAATGGATTTTTCATGAAATCATGGAACAGATACAGGACAGGGAAACAGGAAATTACCAGACTGTATTGCACCCACAGAGGATAGAGAAATTAGATTTTTTGCCTGATGACTTGAAGCGGGTGATTAAAAAGTCGGAAGAGATGAATTTTAAGGAGTTGTATCTATATATTAAGAGCATTGAGTCTGAAGGCTATGATGCAACCACTTATAAAGTAGATCTGAATGCTAAAATTGCCTTTCCTTTTATTTGCATCATCATGTGTCTGCTGGCTACCGGTATTTCTATAAGAGTAAAAAAAGGCAGAACCCTGTCTATATGTATCATTTACGGCATCGGTATCATTTTTCTTTATTGGATTCTTTACAGCTTTTGTTTATCACTTGGATATGGAGGATTACTTCCACCGGTTATTGCCGTCTGGATGGCAAACCTTATTTTTTTAAGTTTGGGAGGCTTTATTCTGTTGAATGCTGAATAAAATAAAAAAAAAGATGATAAACATAGCAACCGGCAAAGGAGAAAACCGGTTTTCTCTTTTTGAATCTCTTTTATATTTAATTTCTGTCGGTTATTATGGTTTAATAAAATTTAGAGTTGCGGCATATAAAAGAAACATAATAAAATCAAAAAGGCTGCCATGCAAAGTCATATCAATCGGGAATATAACCGTTGGAGGTACGGGCAAGACACCCATGACTTTATATATAGCCAAACTCGTTCAAAGGCTTGACTATAAGGTGGTCGTAATCAGCAGGGGATATAAAGGAAGACTGGAAAAATCCGGGGGAGTTGTAAGCGACGGCAATAAAACAATCTTAGGACCGGAAGAAGCGGGGGATGAGCCGTTTATGATGGCTGGCAGGTTAAAGGGAATTCCCGTGATCATTGGTAAAGACAG encodes the following:
- the lptG gene encoding LPS export ABC transporter permease LptG; the encoded protein is MSIITKYLTGEIFKYFGIILVTVICIFLAVDFFEKIDNFIEAGLPFSTTIRFFQLRIPFIITQLAPVCILLAVLIVFGLMNKNNEMIALKGSGVSVYFFLRPVFSIGLLFSVLLFFLSDTLVPITMNKANAIWLKEVKKKSAVVSREKNIWIKDNRSILHIKYYNPSNKTISGATLYYFDKDYALVRRIDARKGFYKNGQWIFHEIMEQIQDRETGNYQTVLHPQRIEKLDFLPDDLKRVIKKSEEMNFKELYLYIKSIESEGYDATTYKVDLNAKIAFPFICIIMCLLATGISIRVKKGRTLSICIIYGIGIIFLYWILYSFCLSLGYGGLLPPVIAVWMANLIFLSLGGFILLNAE